In Anaerolineales bacterium, one DNA window encodes the following:
- a CDS encoding stage II sporulation protein M — translation MFNKLRLVWLVAGRELRDQFRDWRVLMPMTILVLCFPFLMNQFAKQTVDFLNQYNADLILERLVPFSIMIIGFFPITVSLVVALESFVGEKERGTIEPLLSAPLDDWQLYFGKLLVGVATPLVASYISIAIYMVMISRQGLAMPPLSVMVQLILLTTAHATLMVSAAIVISVQSTSVKAANLLASFIVIPVAILMQGEAVMLFWGNEQVLWLAIAGVMIIALLLIRVGIAHFQREYLLGREIDAINLHWMWRTFWSNFFGGARSLGGWYRNVLGLAFRRILPAVFFVFLIAGVSLWMGYDWIMVNVSETIALASPEDLELVEERVRELPELANLSQGISAPFLFVNNTRAMVVIFLAGLFSFSVLGVLFYMLNIGLIGGLYALFELLDLQALPLFLAGVLPHGIFELPALMIGSAAVLHMGVAIVTPQTGKSMGEVILELFADWTKIFIGLVIPLLAIAAVIEAHVTPGILLNALR, via the coding sequence ATGTTCAATAAACTTAGACTTGTCTGGCTGGTGGCTGGACGTGAATTACGCGATCAGTTCCGTGACTGGCGGGTGCTGATGCCGATGACGATCCTTGTTTTGTGTTTCCCGTTTTTGATGAACCAGTTCGCAAAACAAACGGTCGATTTTTTGAATCAATACAATGCGGATCTGATCCTTGAAAGACTTGTGCCGTTCTCGATCATGATCATCGGTTTTTTTCCGATCACGGTTTCACTGGTGGTTGCGCTGGAGTCTTTTGTGGGGGAGAAGGAACGCGGCACGATCGAGCCCCTGTTGAGTGCCCCCCTGGATGACTGGCAGTTGTATTTTGGCAAACTGCTGGTGGGTGTGGCGACGCCGCTGGTTGCCAGTTATATTTCGATTGCCATCTATATGGTGATGATCTCGCGCCAGGGGCTTGCCATGCCCCCCTTGTCCGTCATGGTGCAGTTAATATTGCTTACAACGGCGCATGCCACGCTGATGGTGAGTGCCGCGATTGTGATCTCGGTACAATCCACCTCTGTGAAGGCGGCGAATCTGCTGGCTTCCTTCATTGTGATCCCTGTCGCCATTTTGATGCAGGGCGAGGCGGTGATGTTGTTCTGGGGTAATGAGCAGGTGCTCTGGCTGGCCATTGCGGGCGTGATGATCATTGCCTTGTTGTTGATCCGCGTTGGCATTGCCCATTTCCAGCGCGAATATTTGCTCGGGCGTGAAATCGATGCGATCAACCTGCACTGGATGTGGCGCACCTTCTGGTCCAATTTTTTTGGCGGCGCGCGGTCGTTGGGAGGATGGTACCGTAATGTGCTTGGCCTGGCGTTTCGGCGGATATTGCCCGCGGTATTTTTTGTTTTTCTGATCGCCGGCGTCAGCCTGTGGATGGGCTACGACTGGATCATGGTCAATGTTTCGGAGACCATTGCCCTGGCATCGCCGGAGGATTTGGAACTGGTTGAAGAACGCGTCCGCGAGCTGCCGGAGCTGGCAAACCTGAGCCAGGGTATTAGTGCACCCTTTTTGTTCGTCAACAATACACGTGCCATGGTTGTCATTTTTCTGGCGGGATTGTTCTCTTTCAGCGTTCTGGGCGTTTTGTTTTACATGCTGAATATCGGTTTGATCGGCGGGCTGTATGCCCTGTTCGAATTACTGGATCTTCAAGCCCTGCCGCTGTTTCTGGCAGGCGTCCTTCCGCATGGAATTTTTGAACTTCCTGCATTAATGATCGGAAGCGCAGCGGTGCTTCACATGGGCGTTGCCATCGTAACACCGCAGACGGGGAAGTCCATGGGGGAGGTGATCCTTGAGTTGTTCGCGGATTGGACAAAGATATTCATTGGACTGGTGATTCCCCTGCTGGCGATTGCGGCGGTGATCGAGGCCCATGTTACGCCCGGTATTTTACTGAATGCGCTGAGGTAA
- a CDS encoding HNH endonuclease — protein MHEPVLVLNANFEPIHICSTRRAVGLILAGKAGMIVNGRGHIRTVSQLLPRPSVIRLESQVHRPRPRVKLSRREIFRRDNYTCQYCGKHEGSLTVDHVVPRHMGGQHVWTNLVAACSYCNHRKGGRRVEEAHMRLMHIPKEPPANAAYIFGKLMNENGEWEPYISGW, from the coding sequence ATGCATGAACCCGTATTGGTACTCAATGCTAATTTTGAGCCGATCCACATATGCTCAACAAGGCGGGCTGTCGGTCTGATCCTTGCAGGCAAAGCTGGCATGATCGTGAACGGCCGCGGGCATATCCGTACAGTATCGCAGTTGCTTCCGCGCCCTTCCGTCATTCGGCTGGAAAGCCAGGTTCACCGGCCGCGGCCGCGCGTCAAATTATCGCGCCGCGAAATATTCCGCCGCGATAATTATACCTGCCAGTACTGCGGCAAACATGAGGGAAGTTTAACAGTGGACCATGTCGTCCCGCGCCATATGGGTGGACAGCATGTCTGGACCAACCTGGTGGCGGCTTGTTCCTACTGTAATCACCGCAAGGGCGGGCGCAGGGTGGAGGAAGCGCACATGCGCCTCATGCACATTCCCAAGGAACCGCCGGCAAACGCAGCCTACATCTTTGGCAAGCTCATGAACGAGAATGGCGAATGGGAGCCTTATATTTCAGGCTGGTAA
- a CDS encoding MBL fold metallo-hydrolase produces MSKVIILGASNAIPTRESENTHMVIVGKDRMLLVDSVSNSILRLEEAGLDFNDLTDMIVTHFHPDHASGIPLLLMDMWLMGRRKPLNIYGLHYTLDRVEGLMGFYNWSEWPNFFPVVFYRLPASEMTPVLECPDFKVHASPVHHMIPNIGLRIEFPHSQKVMVYSCDTEPCDEVLRLSAGADVLIHEATGEAPGHSSAKQAGEIAKKAEVGRLYLIHYPTGKFANGDLVAEAQTTFPGEITLAKDFMTLDFSK; encoded by the coding sequence ATGTCCAAGGTGATCATCCTCGGTGCCTCGAACGCCATTCCTACAAGGGAGAGCGAGAACACGCACATGGTCATTGTGGGGAAGGACCGCATGCTGCTGGTCGATTCGGTCAGCAACTCTATTCTCCGTTTGGAGGAAGCGGGGCTGGACTTCAATGATCTGACCGATATGATCGTGACCCACTTTCACCCGGACCATGCCTCGGGGATCCCCCTCCTGCTGATGGATATGTGGTTGATGGGCAGGCGGAAACCGCTCAATATTTACGGCTTGCATTACACCCTGGATCGCGTCGAAGGGCTGATGGGATTTTACAACTGGTCGGAATGGCCCAATTTTTTCCCCGTTGTGTTTTATCGCCTGCCGGCCAGTGAGATGACCCCGGTGCTGGAATGTCCGGACTTCAAGGTCCACGCTTCACCTGTTCATCACATGATCCCCAATATCGGCCTGCGGATCGAATTTCCGCACAGCCAAAAAGTGATGGTGTATTCGTGTGACACGGAACCCTGCGACGAAGTGCTGCGCCTCAGCGCGGGTGCGGACGTATTGATCCACGAAGCAACAGGGGAGGCGCCCGGACATTCCTCCGCGAAGCAGGCGGGCGAGATCGCCAAAAAGGCGGAAGTGGGCAGGTTGTATCTCATCCATTACCCAACGGGGAAATTTGCCAACGGCGACCTGGTTGCGGAAGCGCAGACCACTTTCCCTGGAGAAATTACCCTCGCAAAGGATTTTATGACGTTGGATTTCAGTAAATGA
- a CDS encoding TIGR01777 family oxidoreductase codes for MNIMIAGGSGFLGRALTRSFLAGGHEVFILTRGSRVMDGVQVVKWDAKTTDGWGDLVTEMDVVIHLAGRTLASWPWTAATKRDFHDSRVLPGLALAEAIEKATRRPGIFIQQSGINYYGLRGDLADESTQPADDFLAQLAVKEEMATKSVEGLGVRRIVLRSAVVLSKDGGLLGLMALPIRLFVGGPFGSGQHSMPWIHITDWVEAVRHLTEDENARGAHNLIAPVPTSNAEFNRMLASVIRRPYWFPTPAFLLRAFLGEMSVLILEGRFSQPKRLTESGYHFRFPGPREALTDLLA; via the coding sequence ATGAATATCATGATTGCAGGCGGCTCGGGTTTTCTGGGGCGGGCGCTGACAAGATCCTTTCTTGCCGGCGGGCACGAGGTTTTCATCCTCACACGCGGTTCCCGCGTCATGGATGGCGTACAGGTTGTGAAATGGGATGCGAAAACAACGGATGGCTGGGGAGACCTCGTCACTGAAATGGATGTGGTCATTCACCTCGCAGGGAGGACGCTTGCCTCCTGGCCTTGGACTGCCGCCACAAAACGTGACTTCCACGACTCCCGCGTCCTGCCCGGCCTCGCGCTTGCTGAGGCAATCGAAAAAGCGACCCGCCGCCCGGGCATTTTCATCCAGCAATCCGGAATAAACTACTACGGCTTGCGCGGCGACCTCGCCGACGAATCAACCCAGCCTGCAGATGACTTCCTCGCCCAGCTCGCGGTCAAGGAGGAAATGGCAACAAAATCGGTCGAGGGCCTGGGCGTACGCCGTATCGTTCTGCGCTCTGCGGTTGTACTTTCCAAAGACGGCGGATTGCTTGGGTTAATGGCGCTTCCGATCAGATTATTTGTTGGGGGACCGTTCGGCTCAGGCCAGCATTCCATGCCATGGATACACATCACGGATTGGGTGGAGGCAGTTCGTCATTTGACCGAAGATGAAAACGCACGTGGAGCGCATAATCTCATTGCACCCGTGCCCACATCCAATGCGGAATTCAACCGCATGCTTGCAAGTGTGATCCGTCGCCCATATTGGTTTCCAACCCCAGCCTTCCTGTTGAGGGCCTTTTTAGGGGAAATGAGCGTCTTGATCTTGGAAGGCAGGTTTTCCCAGCCGAAACGGCTGACCGAGTCTGGGTACCACTTTCGGTTCCCAGGTCCGCGTGAGGCGCTGACCGATTTGCTAGCTTAA